The Lactobacillus acidophilus DNA segment GGCTTCTTCTACTTTAGTTAAAAATGAAGGAATATCAGTAATAATATTGTTACGATAAGATAGATTTATTAGATTGATCCAATTTCTTCTAAGAAAGTAATCGTCAATGTCATATTTATTCTTAGCTAAATATTTGTAACTGATAATTATTAATTCGTTAAATATTGCCTTGCGCAATTGAGGCTGCATGACAAAATCAAGTAACAGGTCTTTTCCTGTGCTATTAATAAAATTAATAAATTCGCAGTTAATATGTCTAATTGGATGAAAAGGATATAAGATATTTTGATTAAGTAAATGGGTTTCAAATTGTTTTAGTAATTTTTGATCTTTTTTACGTATAAAATAATTATTATTTAAGTTAAACATATATATTAAGTCCTATCTGATCAATTTCTTTTCAAATAAAGTATATAAAGTGAATATCTTGAAAACAATGAATGTATATGAAGGTTGAAAAAGTAAAAATTTTTATAACAAAAGTAAAATATTTTTTTACTTCTGTTATAATGCTTTTAATATCCATGTATAAAAGGAAAAGTTAATCATTTTCATATATTGTTGTTTATGAAAAGTAGATAGGGGGAACGTGTTTGACAGATATTAGGGTTCAAAATACTAAAAATAATTTAACTGCCGCACTTTTGTCATGCTTAGAAACAAAGAGCGTTCATGAATTAAAGGTTAAAGATATTATTCAAGCAGCGGGTGTAAGTACTAGAACTTTTTATCAATATTATTCTGATGTAAATAGTTTAGTCAAAGATACAGAAGATAGTTTTATTGCTGATTATTTGAAAAGCGTCGAAAAAGATCGTGATTCGTTGGGAAATATTGATATGAATGTTCCGTTTGAGGAGCAATTGGAAACTATTTTGAATTCAACGAAGAATACAATTGAATTTTGCTTTGAACGTAAGAGAGAGATTCAATTATTGTTGTCAGATAATGGTGACATTCGCTTTTATAATTTGATTTTTAAAACGGGTTGCGATGAATTTTTAAAGTGAATGAGTAAAATGAAAAATATAAGCAGTTTTAAAATGAATGAAAAAGAAAAAATGACGATGATGATTAATGTGCAGGTCTTTGTTCATAGTATGATCGGTATGGTAAGAGTTTTGCTTAATTACAGTGATCGTCTTTCTCCTTATGATGTTCGTCAAAGTGTACTTGTCTTTTTACGTGAAGCTCCATTATCTAATATGAATATTCAAAGAATAGGTAATGTGGAATAATTTTAACAATATATATTAATTGAAAGTCCACTAGAGTTTATGAATACTCTAGTGGACTTTTTTACAGCATTAAATAACATAATTTTATTATTAATCTATAATATATAAGTTATTTTATATATAAAAACATTTAAAAATATAAAGCATAGATATAGCTAATTAAAATTAGCGATGTTATAATAATGCAGTTAATATAAAGCATTACTTTATTAGGATGAAAACTTAAGTGAAAATAGCATTTCTTGTGAATTTGTAAAAATGTAATTCTATTAGATTTATGCAAGCTTAAGTTTTTTTATTAATAAGAAAATAGGGGATTATAATCATGGTTTCTAAAAAGAATATCAAGATGATTGAAGAGAAAAGTAGAGATGAAAAGCAACGCTTTTCAATTCGTAAGTTAAGTGTGGGTGCGGCTTCCGTTTTAATTGGATTGGCTTTTACAGTATATGGAGGTCAAACTGTACAAGCTGACACCACTGAAGCTAGTCAAGTAACCACTGCTCAAGAAAACAATGAAGAGACTGGTAATGAAAAGTCCGAAAATACAGTTTTGGATAATTCAAACGATATAGAAAATAGTGCAACTACAGCCAGTAAAACCCCAAGTTCAAGTGTTGAAGAAAAAGCTCCTTCAATAACTATTGATGCAAGTAGTTCTTTAAAAAATAAAAACGATAATATTGAAGTTAAAGATGATAATGCTAAGGTTAATAAAACTATGCAATCATCTTCAGTTGATAAGGCAAATAATGTAACTTCAAATGAAAAAACAGAAAGTCAACAGGCTGTAAATACTAAAGAAGATAATCCAACTAAGAGTGAAGATACTAAAAAAGTAAATTCTACTGCTATTAATGTAGGGTCTAATGAAAATACAGAGGTTGCTTCTGCTCAACAAACAAATAATTTTGAAGTAGATAAGGGTACTACTTTTGCTACTAATGAAAAAACAGAAGCAAATTCAACTAATGTTTCAGAAAATGTTGATTCGATTGAAGTACCTTCAAATAAGTTAACAACTGACACTCTAAATATTTCTAAGAAAACAGTATCTGCTAATGTGACTAATGCCGTTTATACAATGAAAACAGTAACTAGTAATGCGGCAAATGATGTAAATAAAAACAAATTGCGTTCAACAACTATGATATTAGCTGCTGAAGTAGAAGATCCTAATGCAGTAACTGTTAGTGATGCGAAAGGATTTATTAATGCAATTCAAAATGGGACTGCTACTACTATTAATGTTGCTAAAGATCTTAATTTAGCAGAACAAACAGATAAAGAATATACAGAAATTACCATCAAGAATAAACGTAATATTGTAATTCAATCAGATAATCCAGAAGAAAAACGTACAATTGACTTCTCGGGATATTCATTTGATATGGATACACAGAATTCTGTAACCTTTAAAGACTTGAATATTTATGCTCGTAGTTACTGGGGTCTTGTTTATAATGCTGGTGGATACACATTTGATAATGTTAACTTTACGGGCTCACAACTTATCTATACCAAACCATGGATTAATTCAACCTTAACATTTAAGAATAATATTACTGCAAATTCTGTCTCATCATATGTAGGACCACTTGATGGTAAGACACGCGATACTCAACAAAATGGTGGGCAGCAAATTCTTCAATTTGAAGGTGGAACAAATCAAATTATTTTTGATGAAAACAGTAATGTAACCTTAACAACAGAAGATGCTAATGCTCTTGAAATTGACGGCGGCACCGCAACAATTGATGTAAAAGACGGTGCAAATGTAGCAATTAATCCACATTCTAAAGGTAATCCTGAACATCGTAATGGAATTGGAACTGGGGACGTTGCACGTGCTATTGCTGCCAATGCAAAGATGACAATTAATATTGATCCAAATTCAACTTTAACTATTAATACTGAAAAGGTAGATGGCGATAAAGATGTTGCAGGAGCATTATATTTAAATTCTGAGGCTGCCCTTAATGTAAATGGTAAATTAGTTATCAACTCAAATGGAACACCAAGTGCAAATAAAAGTAACGGGGTTCCAGTATATATTAATGGAAGTGCAAAGATTAATGTTGGAAATGGTGGTAGCTTCTCATTAGATGCTACAAATCTTGGAAATTACAGCTCTAGCCTAATTTCTATTAATGGTAAGGGGACTGTTAAGTTAGATCCTCACTCTAGTTTCAAGATTAGCGGTGACGGTACTGGAAATGTAACTGCAATTAATCTTTCAAGCGGTAGTACTTTCACTTCCGATCAACCAGATTCATTTACTATTGATCTTTCTGCAAATACCAGTACTGGCAAATCATTAATTAAAAACGGAGCCATCAATTTCACCCGTGTTAAGACAGTTACTGATGGAAGCGAATCACAGCCTTTAGGCAAAATTGATGTAACTTATGATAGAAATGGTAATGCTACTTCTTACATTATTACGGCACAAGATGAAAATACTGTTAAACAAGTTGGAGAAGGTCTTGCTAATAAGAACTTGATTGATCTTGTTAAGGCTGGTGAAGATGTTACTCTATCTAATCTTCATTTAAGTAAGAATAATGTATTGACTGGTACTGTGGCTTCAAGCGGTAGCAACAATCCAATTTATGTAACTGTTACCGTTGGTGGGGTAAGCACTAATGTGCCAGTAGCCGGAAATTATACTGTGTACACCAACACTAAAGGCACAGTAACTTCAAACAATATTGCTTACGCTGCACAAACTGCTTCAACTGGTGGTAATTTCTCTATTGATTTATCCAAGCTTGCAAGCAAGTTGACTGATGATACGCAAGTTAAAGTGACTGCTACAAAAGATTTCGTTGAAGCAACTCAAATTGAAAGTGTGGCAGCATTACGTGCGCTTAATACTACTACTCTTCAAGAATTAGTAGATGCTGCTCCAGCAGAAGAAGCAAAGCCAAGCTACTACAATGCAACTGCAGAAGCCCAAAAGGCATATACGGATGCAATTTCAACTGGTAAAACTATTCTTGCTAATCCAAATAATTACGATCAAGTTGACGTTGATGATGCCGTAACTGCCATTCAAAATGCTAAGAAGGCTTTAACTGGTAAAGAAACCAATAAGACTGAACTTCAAGATGC contains these protein-coding regions:
- a CDS encoding TetR/AcrR family transcriptional regulator — its product is MTDIRVQNTKNNLTAALLSCLETKSVHELKVKDIIQAAGVSTRTFYQYYSDVNSLVKDTEDSFIADYLKSVEKDRDSLGNIDMNVPFEEQLETILNSTKNTIEFCFERKREIQLLLSDNGDIRFYNLIFKTGCDEFLK